The DNA window CGCTCGAGTTGTCGTGAGCCATTGTGCTCCTTCTTACGTGTTGTCGATCCGCGTCGGTCAGTTCGACTTCGCGGTGATCCAGACGGTGAGGGCGACGATCGAGCCGAGGCCGAAGATCCAGAGGAACAAGCCCTCGGAGACGGGGCCGAGCGAGCCGAGGTCGTTACCGCCCGGTGACGGGTTGGCCTCCATGAACTTGAGCGCGGTGATGATGTCGCGCTTGTCCTCGGGGGAGAGGTTCATGTCGTTGAAGACCGGCATGTTCTGCGGGCCGGTGACCATGGCCTCGTAGATGTGGGCTTCGCTAACGCCCACGAGCGAGGGAGCGTACTTGCCCTCGGTCAGGGCGCCACCGGCTGCAGCGACGTTGTGGCACATGGCGCAGTTGATCCGGAAGAGCTGTGCTCCGTTGGAGGAGTCGCCGGCGGCGTCGAGGTACTGCTCGTCGGGGATCTCCGGGCCGGGGGCCACTGAGGCGACGTACGCGGCCAGCGAGGAGATCTGCTCCTCGGTGAACTGCACGGGCTTCTCGGGGGCCTGCGGGCCCTGGTTCTGCAACGGCATGCGACCCGTACCGACCTGGAAGTCGACCGCGGCAGCGCCGACGCCGAGCAGGCTCGGTCCGGCGGTCGTGCCCTGCATGTCGAGTCCGTGGCAGGTGGCGCAGTTGGCCGAGAACAGCTTCTCGCCCTCGTCGACCGAGGCCTGCGACTTCGCGGCGGCGACGGGCTCGGCGCTGGCCGTGCTGACGCTGACGGCCGCGTACGCTCCGCCGGTCACGAGCAGGCCGATCGCGAGGAGTGCTGCCGAGGCGAAGGGGCTGCGGCGACCGCTCTTGCGGTTCGCGCGAGCGGTCTTCTTGGACGACTTGGTGGCCGTCGGCTGGGTGGGGTCAGTCTTCATGGAGTCAGTCATTCCGGGTTAGCGCAGGATGTAGATGACGAAGTAGAGGCCGATCCACACGACGTCGACG is part of the Plantibacter sp. Leaf314 genome and encodes:
- a CDS encoding cytochrome c, coding for MKTDPTQPTATKSSKKTARANRKSGRRSPFASAALLAIGLLVTGGAYAAVSVSTASAEPVAAAKSQASVDEGEKLFSANCATCHGLDMQGTTAGPSLLGVGAAAVDFQVGTGRMPLQNQGPQAPEKPVQFTEEQISSLAAYVASVAPGPEIPDEQYLDAAGDSSNGAQLFRINCAMCHNVAAAGGALTEGKYAPSLVGVSEAHIYEAMVTGPQNMPVFNDMNLSPEDKRDIITALKFMEANPSPGGNDLGSLGPVSEGLFLWIFGLGSIVALTVWITAKSN